One genomic segment of Rhizobium sp. 11515TR includes these proteins:
- a CDS encoding CBS domain-containing protein yields MSVHAILMEKGCNVVTASGTDTVKDACRLLHSNHIGAVIIVDRENRIEGIFTERDVVGAIVQRGISCMELQLSEVMWKNVFSCSRTTSINGLMDVMNKQKARHLPVEHDGRLAGIVSIGDAVRHHIRAIEYEAEYIRSYITG; encoded by the coding sequence ATGTCTGTGCATGCCATTTTAATGGAGAAGGGGTGCAATGTTGTAACTGCTTCTGGCACCGATACCGTGAAGGACGCGTGTCGCTTGCTTCACTCGAACCATATTGGTGCGGTAATCATCGTTGACCGCGAGAACCGGATCGAGGGCATATTTACTGAGCGGGATGTAGTCGGCGCAATTGTTCAGCGCGGGATTTCCTGCATGGAGCTGCAACTCTCGGAAGTCATGTGGAAGAATGTCTTCTCTTGCAGCCGAACGACTAGCATCAATGGTCTGATGGACGTCATGAATAAACAAAAAGCTCGCCATCTGCCGGTGGAACACGACGGCCGGCTGGCAGGCATAGTCTCAATTGGCGACGCTGTCAGGCATCACATCCGAGCCATAGAATACGAGGCCGAATATATAAGGTCATACATCACTGGTTGA
- a CDS encoding VOC family protein, which translates to MNQMIIRGVNSQTFVAANIKRTEDFYNRVLGLPVVKRTVHHHDARLPIVTFGFQSFENEPHRGETVMYIEWNPIFYMMPDGGFVEENATRDGVSNPRVGDPKGRWGAGTNHHLALHVPNRDGLLKWKRRLSDHGVHVTGPYNRHYFHAIYLRDPDGAIIEIATTEPGFGHDEAVLGSGFRPQPKENLIGGRDELQIAMETWPRPVPEVTSDFALRGFHHITSISSNAERTENFFVEKVGLRLIKKTDYLDEKGGTHFYYACDEDLSPGSVLTFFGLPGYKSGRLGTGLSHHFALEVENDAALADQHVRFKKVGIDVSEIQDTVYARQFLFRDPDGHICALSTPNRFTIDEDAALLGQKLCLPEHLESERREIERHIIYRPAPVPVLP; encoded by the coding sequence ATGAACCAGATGATCATCAGAGGCGTCAACAGCCAGACTTTCGTTGCGGCCAACATCAAACGGACGGAGGACTTCTATAACAGGGTTCTCGGCTTGCCGGTCGTCAAGCGGACGGTTCATCACCACGATGCCCGTCTTCCGATTGTCACCTTTGGCTTCCAGTCGTTCGAAAATGAGCCACACCGTGGCGAAACCGTCATGTATATCGAATGGAATCCAATTTTCTATATGATGCCAGATGGAGGCTTCGTCGAAGAGAATGCTACACGTGACGGCGTCTCCAATCCTCGGGTCGGAGATCCCAAGGGACGTTGGGGTGCTGGTACGAACCATCATCTTGCTCTGCACGTGCCGAACAGGGACGGACTTTTGAAGTGGAAGCGCCGCCTTTCCGATCACGGCGTCCACGTAACCGGGCCCTACAATCGGCATTACTTCCATGCAATCTACCTGCGCGACCCCGACGGCGCGATTATCGAAATTGCGACGACGGAGCCGGGCTTCGGTCATGACGAGGCGGTCCTCGGCTCAGGGTTTCGCCCGCAACCGAAGGAAAATCTGATCGGTGGTCGCGACGAATTACAGATCGCCATGGAAACTTGGCCACGGCCGGTCCCCGAAGTCACATCGGATTTCGCCCTTCGAGGTTTTCATCACATCACATCTATTTCGAGCAACGCGGAGAGAACCGAGAACTTCTTCGTGGAAAAGGTGGGACTCAGGCTCATCAAGAAGACCGATTATCTCGACGAGAAAGGCGGAACCCATTTCTATTACGCCTGCGACGAGGACCTATCGCCCGGCTCCGTGCTGACCTTCTTCGGTCTGCCCGGGTATAAGAGCGGCCGGCTTGGTACCGGACTTTCGCATCATTTTGCGTTGGAAGTAGAAAACGATGCCGCTCTCGCCGACCAACATGTGCGGTTCAAGAAAGTCGGTATCGACGTGTCGGAAATCCAGGACACGGTATACGCACGTCAGTTCCTTTTCCGTGATCCGGATGGCCATATTTGTGCACTGTCCACCCCGAACCGCTTTACGATAGACGAAGACGCCGCGCTCTTAGGTCAGAAGCTATGCCTTCCGGAACATCTGGAGAGCGAACGTCGCGAGATCGAACGTCATATCATCTACCGCCCTGCACCTGTGCCGGTCCTGCCTTAA
- a CDS encoding amidase, whose translation MTHSLAGLLSDYAAGRLLPTAVVEAAIASAQSCRTEIRAFAEIDALGARLSGAVSDDRYRDRKARALEGIPVAVKDLFDTAGLATRYGSPAYSENMPSADAEIIRILRKRGAAIIGKTTTHEFAWGVTTASDYFGDTLNPWDHGKIPGGSSGGMAAAIAYGTVSAGLGTDTGGSVRIPAALCGVVGFKPTYGLLSIEGVFPLAPSLDHVGVMGRSVGDVEMVVSALGIRNDIAPRTSRYRIGVAGKTNDLPISSDVQRSLEKAYAVLEPHYDLVEVGELPSFKRGFEAFAGIVLAEGGMVHFSRHDREYVQASYGPETASRLAMAEETTIRTYADSQQVRRVFVHQLDNAMADLDFLLLPTCPCTAPAVGADQITIGSWNGSVREALMFYTAPFNLAGMPALSLPISRAEADGMPVGLQIAARRGRDNGLLAFASEVEAHLVLARPS comes from the coding sequence GTGACACACTCGCTAGCCGGACTGCTATCAGACTACGCCGCCGGGCGACTGCTACCGACTGCTGTAGTTGAGGCGGCAATTGCATCTGCTCAGAGCTGCCGCACCGAAATCCGCGCATTCGCGGAAATTGACGCCCTTGGGGCGCGGCTGTCCGGAGCTGTGTCGGACGACCGCTACCGGGACCGGAAGGCACGAGCACTCGAAGGCATACCTGTTGCCGTCAAGGATCTCTTTGATACAGCCGGTTTGGCAACACGGTATGGCTCGCCGGCCTACTCTGAGAACATGCCGTCCGCCGACGCTGAGATTATCCGCATCCTAAGAAAGAGGGGGGCCGCTATTATCGGCAAGACGACCACCCATGAATTCGCATGGGGCGTGACAACAGCGAGTGATTACTTTGGCGATACATTGAACCCATGGGATCACGGTAAAATCCCGGGCGGTTCGAGCGGCGGTATGGCAGCGGCGATCGCCTATGGAACTGTCAGCGCGGGGCTTGGAACCGACACCGGCGGCTCGGTTCGTATTCCCGCGGCCCTCTGCGGGGTTGTTGGTTTCAAGCCGACCTACGGGTTGCTCTCAATAGAGGGTGTCTTTCCTCTTGCGCCGTCACTGGACCATGTCGGGGTGATGGGGAGATCCGTCGGTGATGTGGAGATGGTTGTGTCCGCCCTCGGTATTAGGAACGATATCGCGCCGCGAACCTCGCGGTATCGAATAGGTGTCGCGGGCAAAACCAATGATCTTCCGATTTCTTCGGACGTCCAGCGTTCGCTCGAGAAGGCTTATGCTGTTCTCGAACCTCACTATGATTTGGTCGAGGTGGGAGAACTGCCGTCGTTTAAGCGAGGATTTGAAGCTTTCGCTGGGATTGTTCTTGCCGAAGGTGGCATGGTCCATTTCAGCCGGCACGATAGAGAGTATGTCCAGGCATCGTACGGCCCCGAGACCGCTAGCCGCCTTGCAATGGCTGAGGAGACAACGATCAGGACCTATGCGGACAGTCAACAAGTTCGCCGAGTGTTCGTTCATCAGCTCGATAACGCGATGGCCGATCTTGACTTCTTACTCCTGCCAACGTGTCCATGCACGGCTCCAGCCGTCGGAGCTGATCAGATTACGATTGGTTCGTGGAACGGCAGCGTTCGAGAGGCGCTGATGTTCTATACCGCGCCATTCAACCTTGCGGGCATGCCAGCCTTATCGTTGCCGATATCTCGAGCCGAGGCAGACGGGATGCCAGTCGGATTGCAGATCGCCGCTAGGAGGGGTCGAGACAACGGGCTTCTGGCCTTCGCGTCTGAAGTTGAGGCGCATCTGGTGTTGGCGCGGCCGAGTTGA
- a CDS encoding sensor histidine kinase: MAERVNNRIGSAKRAMDSLVVDIADASSESIVIYDAEGCIVHWNEASHLLYGVVNSEAIGKTAVELFGESIDGPGLDHLVSKRSWQGIVQRRTADGIPLLVEIRVRYHRAETNATDLFIELGRRADPRIVEGHSVGIQRDWVAVWSIDVSSATTALRKMASGGEGGPNHLSASDPRFVADHLKIKDLNLTAAKLFANEGSPAAVIGKSAYRCWPKNHRDALLDMTLAMLLMAEDDIPIIRRIVGADTLTVWRASTEHPSLISVSVTGSWSDPETYWEIAASEQRYRNLIDNIPLPVWQVDARVMSGVIENLKASGIDNIEDYLSEQPDLVRFASEAVVVTEINESAMRLFRGNRREDFLQDVSYLFAGTPAAASRVVIAHFEGGRNYSEEMRILTFDGELLDVLFYVTFPQYPEKLDKTLIMMIDVTEQRRIERQLRKIEADFAHAARISALGELVTSIAHEVRQPLSVIVTDADTGIRLLTRGEPNLPKVRSIMSRIMENAHRANEVIRRIKDMAVKSDPVRDLVDINDIVREAALFVRSESQTHHIALTTKLAGGLPRTMGDRVQLQQVIVNLLINGIQAIAANNSRTREISIETAQAAGKITLVVRDTGGGVQADDLDRIFEGFFSRKADGMGMGLAICRSIIGDHGGTIWAENAGTCGAVFRVTLPIVDGSQEVAIETVPRGIAKR; the protein is encoded by the coding sequence ATGGCTGAAAGAGTTAACAACAGGATCGGTTCAGCGAAGCGCGCTATGGACAGCTTGGTTGTAGACATCGCTGATGCGTCGAGCGAAAGCATTGTTATCTATGACGCGGAAGGATGCATCGTTCATTGGAACGAGGCGTCCCATCTGCTTTATGGTGTCGTAAATTCGGAAGCAATCGGAAAGACCGCGGTTGAACTGTTCGGGGAGTCAATTGATGGGCCTGGGCTGGACCACTTAGTCTCAAAGCGCTCTTGGCAGGGTATCGTCCAACGACGTACGGCGGACGGGATACCGTTGCTCGTTGAAATCCGAGTGAGATATCATCGAGCCGAAACAAACGCCACGGATCTCTTCATCGAACTTGGTCGCCGGGCAGATCCGCGCATAGTCGAGGGGCATTCGGTCGGCATCCAAAGGGACTGGGTGGCAGTCTGGAGTATCGATGTATCGAGTGCGACCACGGCACTCCGGAAAATGGCCAGTGGCGGCGAAGGCGGACCAAACCATCTATCCGCTTCGGATCCCCGTTTCGTGGCTGACCATCTCAAAATTAAAGATCTGAACCTCACTGCCGCCAAACTGTTTGCAAACGAGGGCTCTCCTGCTGCAGTCATTGGTAAAAGCGCATACCGCTGCTGGCCAAAGAACCACAGGGATGCTCTATTGGATATGACACTCGCCATGCTGCTGATGGCAGAGGACGACATCCCAATTATTAGACGTATCGTCGGAGCCGACACGCTTACCGTATGGCGCGCCAGCACCGAGCATCCCTCACTCATTTCCGTCAGCGTGACTGGATCGTGGAGCGATCCCGAGACCTATTGGGAAATCGCGGCGAGCGAGCAGCGCTACCGAAATCTGATCGACAACATACCCCTTCCCGTGTGGCAGGTGGATGCTCGCGTCATGAGTGGCGTCATCGAAAATCTCAAGGCGTCCGGCATTGATAACATCGAGGATTACCTTTCGGAGCAACCCGACTTGGTGCGTTTTGCCAGCGAGGCAGTCGTCGTAACGGAGATCAACGAAAGTGCGATGCGCCTCTTCCGAGGAAACAGACGAGAAGACTTCCTACAAGACGTATCATATCTCTTCGCCGGTACACCGGCTGCCGCTTCTCGTGTGGTCATTGCCCACTTCGAAGGAGGACGGAACTACAGCGAGGAAATGAGAATTCTTACGTTCGATGGCGAGCTTCTCGACGTTCTGTTCTACGTTACGTTTCCTCAATATCCGGAGAAGTTGGATAAGACGTTGATAATGATGATCGACGTCACAGAACAGCGTCGGATCGAGCGGCAACTGAGGAAGATCGAAGCCGATTTTGCCCACGCCGCCCGCATTTCCGCTCTCGGTGAATTGGTGACGTCGATTGCGCACGAAGTGCGTCAGCCGCTTTCAGTTATCGTTACGGACGCCGATACGGGAATTCGCTTGCTTACTCGAGGTGAGCCAAACCTTCCCAAAGTAAGGTCGATCATGTCACGGATCATGGAGAACGCCCATAGGGCGAACGAAGTAATCCGACGAATAAAGGACATGGCGGTAAAATCCGACCCGGTTCGTGACCTTGTTGATATCAATGACATTGTGCGGGAAGCCGCCCTGTTCGTACGATCAGAGAGCCAGACGCATCACATTGCGCTTACGACCAAGCTCGCAGGCGGGCTTCCCCGGACGATGGGTGACCGTGTCCAGCTCCAGCAGGTTATCGTCAACCTTCTCATCAACGGTATTCAAGCAATAGCGGCCAACAATTCGCGCACCCGCGAAATCTCAATTGAGACGGCTCAGGCCGCCGGCAAGATAACGCTCGTAGTTAGGGACACCGGAGGTGGCGTGCAAGCCGATGACTTAGACAGAATTTTCGAGGGCTTCTTTTCGCGGAAGGCAGACGGGATGGGAATGGGCCTAGCGATTTGCCGATCGATCATTGGCGATCATGGCGGAACGATCTGGGCTGAAAATGCTGGGACCTGCGGCGCAGTCTTCCGCGTAACGTTGCCGATCGTTGACGGCTCGCAAGAAGTTGCAATTGAAACCGTTCCTCGTGGAATTGCAAAGAGATAG
- a CDS encoding response regulator transcription factor, which yields MRLKPPTTVAIVDDDHFLLESLHDFFEAIGIRSKTYCSADEFLASGDVSKVHCVLADLKMPGTSGLQLLEFLVKQGGPPVCIMTSFADARTKAAAMSGGAVGFLEKPINSAELLAFISTKSRH from the coding sequence ATGCGTCTCAAGCCCCCCACCACGGTCGCCATAGTTGATGATGATCACTTTTTGCTGGAGTCGCTCCACGACTTCTTCGAGGCTATAGGCATTCGCAGCAAGACATACTGTTCCGCGGACGAATTCCTCGCCTCTGGTGATGTGAGCAAAGTGCATTGTGTACTCGCCGATCTCAAAATGCCGGGCACTAGCGGCCTGCAACTTTTGGAGTTCCTGGTCAAGCAAGGGGGCCCGCCGGTATGCATCATGACCTCCTTTGCCGACGCCCGGACCAAAGCGGCTGCTATGAGCGGCGGCGCTGTAGGCTTTTTGGAAAAGCCAATCAACTCCGCTGAACTGCTCGCTTTCATCTCTACTAAGAGCCGGCATTGA
- a CDS encoding glutathione S-transferase family protein, with translation MLRLYDSRYSGNSWKIRILLNQLKLPFERRTLDLEAGETKTDNFYKLSRFSRVPVLELEDGRSVVESAAILLYLSEGTQYLYDDPYLRSQVIGWMFFEQGDLQRFLAMARVYHIRGLADKMSQQIERLHADGYLGLEKLERWLANREWLVGDRYTVADLAVFAYVSLAHQGKYEMERFVAIAGWLGRVRAQPGWINIFDQSPYQLV, from the coding sequence ATGCTCAGACTCTATGACAGCCGTTATTCAGGCAACTCATGGAAGATAAGGATCCTGCTAAACCAGCTAAAGTTGCCCTTCGAAAGACGCACCCTCGACCTGGAGGCGGGTGAGACGAAGACCGACAATTTCTATAAGCTGAGCCGTTTCAGCCGCGTCCCCGTTCTTGAGCTCGAAGACGGGCGGAGTGTAGTCGAGTCGGCTGCCATCCTTCTCTACCTAAGCGAAGGGACACAATACCTTTACGACGATCCGTATCTCCGATCGCAGGTCATAGGCTGGATGTTTTTCGAACAGGGAGACCTCCAACGCTTTCTTGCTATGGCCAGGGTCTACCATATTCGTGGATTGGCCGACAAAATGTCGCAACAGATCGAGCGACTGCACGCTGACGGCTATCTCGGTCTTGAAAAGTTGGAGCGTTGGCTGGCAAACCGTGAGTGGTTGGTGGGTGATAGATACACGGTCGCCGACTTGGCGGTCTTTGCATACGTGTCTCTGGCACATCAGGGAAAATATGAGATGGAACGGTTTGTTGCCATTGCCGGATGGCTCGGGCGAGTGAGGGCACAGCCGGGCTGGATCAACATATTCGATCAGAGCCCCTACCAATTGGTTTAG
- a CDS encoding adenylate/guanylate cyclase domain-containing protein, which yields MLNRRNADPSAEMIEWLSQGVRDEASSERIFVQLCERLMKAGIALSRATVHFRVHHPQWLGTRLIWYRGYSQAEVQNVAYDVEATDVFLRSPFHFVIATGKEVRQKIQVYGPHKYPVYEELRDQGLTDYAAWPFDHTQGRRHLLTFATDRPEGFDEADIALIRGTLPLFSLVTEIRLKNQLARTLLQTYVGPHASEQILDGATTRGSGTTVSAAIMICDLRNFTLLSGSQHRDRVIDILNEYFDLMADPIERHDGEILKFMGDGLLAVFPLDKPNACQRLIGALTAAYEALARRTSAKFPVQFGTGVHVGEVMYGNIGSQRRLDFTVIGPAVNLASRLEAMTKQLKRPILISADFVASAGCAAQTDCLGMHSIKGFDEMIEVHALNI from the coding sequence ATGTTGAACCGAAGAAATGCTGATCCTAGCGCGGAAATGATCGAATGGCTTTCGCAGGGCGTTCGCGATGAAGCCTCATCCGAGAGAATTTTCGTACAGCTCTGCGAACGCCTGATGAAGGCGGGCATCGCACTTAGTCGAGCGACCGTGCACTTCAGGGTCCATCATCCTCAATGGTTAGGCACGCGCCTTATTTGGTATAGAGGATATAGTCAGGCGGAGGTACAAAATGTTGCATATGATGTCGAGGCAACAGACGTTTTTCTACGAAGTCCTTTCCATTTCGTCATAGCCACCGGCAAGGAGGTCAGGCAGAAAATCCAGGTATACGGCCCTCACAAGTATCCCGTATATGAGGAGCTTCGCGATCAAGGTCTGACCGATTATGCCGCTTGGCCATTCGACCACACGCAGGGTCGTCGCCACCTTTTAACTTTTGCCACAGACAGGCCGGAAGGTTTCGATGAAGCTGATATCGCCTTGATCCGCGGCACACTGCCACTCTTTTCCTTGGTTACCGAGATCCGGCTTAAAAACCAGCTGGCGAGGACACTGCTTCAAACTTATGTTGGACCACACGCTAGTGAACAGATCCTGGATGGTGCGACAACACGAGGCAGCGGTACCACGGTGAGCGCCGCGATCATGATCTGCGATTTGCGGAATTTCACTCTCCTTTCTGGCAGCCAGCACAGGGATCGGGTTATCGACATTCTGAATGAATACTTTGACTTAATGGCTGATCCGATAGAAAGACACGACGGGGAAATTCTCAAATTCATGGGCGACGGCCTGCTAGCTGTTTTCCCCCTCGACAAGCCAAACGCCTGTCAAAGACTTATCGGGGCGTTGACGGCCGCATACGAAGCATTGGCACGCCGCACTTCAGCGAAGTTTCCTGTCCAGTTCGGCACTGGCGTACATGTCGGAGAGGTAATGTATGGGAACATCGGTTCGCAGAGAAGGCTTGACTTTACTGTGATTGGCCCAGCCGTAAACCTAGCGTCAAGGCTCGAAGCCATGACAAAACAACTGAAGCGGCCTATTTTGATTTCTGCAGACTTTGTCGCGTCCGCCGGATGCGCGGCCCAGACAGATTGCCTTGGAATGCATAGTATTAAAGGCTTTGATGAGATGATCGAAGTCCATGCTCTCAACATCTAA
- a CDS encoding FMN-dependent NADH-azoreductase, translating to MRILHLICSPRGHASASARLSRQMIEKLVASNSEIEVTVRCLNDSNMPHIDREFSMSSRTHCWIEEPMGSRLLSDELIEEVVESEAIVIATPTHNMTAPSALKAWIDHVVRPNRTFRYIDNRMVGLLSDRPVFVSISQSVEAVGEPDFLRPYLRAIFAAMGITSLEFRGSLEATADAAASLPLTLGPAWTDGANDVEPKKC from the coding sequence ATGAGGATCTTGCATTTAATCTGCAGTCCCCGCGGCCATGCCTCCGCAAGCGCTCGTCTCTCACGTCAAATGATTGAGAAACTAGTCGCATCAAACAGCGAAATCGAGGTTACCGTTCGATGCCTGAACGACTCCAACATGCCGCATATCGACCGTGAATTTTCGATGTCATCGCGGACGCATTGCTGGATTGAGGAGCCAATGGGATCGCGACTGCTCTCCGACGAGCTCATCGAAGAAGTCGTCGAAAGCGAAGCCATTGTGATCGCCACTCCTACGCACAACATGACAGCACCGTCCGCCCTAAAGGCCTGGATCGACCACGTAGTGAGACCAAATAGGACCTTCCGTTACATTGATAACAGGATGGTCGGCCTACTCTCCGATCGCCCCGTATTCGTGAGTATATCGCAGAGCGTTGAAGCGGTCGGTGAGCCAGATTTCTTGCGTCCCTATCTCCGCGCGATCTTCGCCGCAATGGGGATAACTAGCCTCGAATTCCGGGGCTCGCTGGAAGCAACAGCTGATGCTGCAGCGTCACTACCTTTGACCTTGGGCCCGGCATGGACCGATGGAGCTAATGATGTTGAACCGAAGAAATGCTGA
- a CDS encoding response regulator transcription factor, whose translation MADTAKSIEPPFVPRQVVHIVEDDEQFRLSLLDLFQSLDIEARAFEDAASFFEGASKADSGCVLLDVRLPGVDGIEFQAKLSANGFDLPIVFMTAHGDVATSVTAMKAGAIDFLQKPLSTTDLLNAIEAAFSLDRDQHPERSQRIEIRSRANTLTPRETQIFWLVASGLMNKQIAFELGISEIMVKLHRGSVMRKMRAKSLADLVRQYELIS comes from the coding sequence ATGGCGGACACTGCCAAATCCATCGAGCCCCCATTTGTGCCGCGACAGGTCGTCCATATTGTGGAGGACGACGAACAGTTTCGTCTATCGCTCCTAGATCTCTTCCAATCGCTCGATATCGAGGCGAGAGCGTTCGAGGACGCCGCTTCGTTTTTTGAAGGGGCTTCGAAGGCCGATTCGGGATGTGTTCTTCTTGATGTCCGCCTCCCAGGGGTTGATGGCATCGAGTTTCAGGCGAAGCTGAGTGCTAACGGGTTCGATCTGCCGATAGTGTTTATGACCGCACATGGCGACGTGGCGACAAGTGTTACCGCGATGAAGGCCGGAGCCATAGACTTTCTTCAGAAGCCGCTCAGCACGACCGATCTTCTTAATGCAATTGAAGCAGCCTTTTCTTTGGATCGGGACCAACACCCGGAAAGATCCCAGCGCATAGAAATCCGATCCCGCGCTAACACCCTTACTCCTCGTGAGACCCAGATTTTCTGGCTGGTGGCCAGTGGCCTGATGAACAAGCAAATCGCGTTTGAACTCGGGATCAGCGAAATCATGGTCAAGCTTCATCGCGGCAGCGTGATGCGGAAGATGCGCGCGAAATCTTTAGCCGACCTGGTTCGGCAATATGAGCTTATCAGCTAG
- the wrbA gene encoding NAD(P)H:quinone oxidoreductase: MSKPKVLIAFYSRNSSTEILANAIAQGAIEEGAEVRLRRAREFVGDDIMSQVPGWRENAQAMNQKYEAPSEADAEWADAIVFGTPTRFGSISSELKAYIDGLGGLWFQGKLNGKVGSVFGATSSLHGGNESTLLSIYTPMAHLGLIIVPLGYADPAMFKAGTPYGATHVSARDSLKPNDDHLAVARFQGRRVTSVARGLLHAKIPGAAA, from the coding sequence ATGTCGAAACCAAAGGTGCTGATCGCATTTTATTCGCGGAACAGTTCTACCGAAATTCTAGCAAACGCGATCGCTCAGGGAGCGATCGAGGAGGGTGCGGAGGTACGTCTTCGTCGCGCGCGCGAATTTGTCGGTGACGACATCATGTCTCAGGTGCCGGGCTGGCGCGAGAACGCGCAGGCCATGAACCAGAAATACGAAGCTCCGAGCGAGGCGGACGCCGAATGGGCAGATGCGATCGTATTCGGGACACCTACGCGCTTTGGCTCTATTTCGTCCGAACTCAAGGCCTATATCGATGGCCTCGGCGGGCTCTGGTTCCAAGGCAAACTCAATGGCAAGGTCGGCTCTGTTTTCGGAGCTACCTCTTCCCTCCACGGTGGAAATGAGTCGACGCTGCTGTCCATCTATACGCCGATGGCACATCTCGGACTTATCATCGTTCCACTCGGCTACGCGGACCCCGCGATGTTCAAGGCCGGCACTCCCTACGGCGCAACGCACGTCTCCGCCCGCGACAGCCTGAAACCAAACGACGATCATTTGGCTGTGGCACGCTTCCAGGGTCGTCGGGTCACCTCGGTGGCGCGCGGGCTGCTCCATGCAAAAATACCTGGCGCTGCCGCCTGA
- a CDS encoding iron-containing alcohol dehydrogenase — protein sequence MQQLDYLPQERVVWGRHILADALVKLSHYGIERPILFTVEPLAGLANEVIASIGSDIVGEFLELPPHVPETAVNNALRACESTGAKSIIALGGGSVLDAAKAVSHFYQVRHGKILPIAALPTTLSGSEFSHYFGVTETQGEIKFKRSYAVRETAPRVVIIDPELIRGTPRRLLLSSAIKGIDHAVEGMRLVEADHPHAVLAASGVARFLGVLNRWPSEGETQHALDAGSITLDDLLQLQLAAWQCYFFPASVIYGLSHRIGHILGGSFGVPHSLTSCITLAPVIEACASFYGDKLRIFNVRARGREAASALSSDISGIVTFLGLPSKLREIGFDRSLISNVAELLVENYPREVADLGVDARTKLSDLLESLW from the coding sequence ATGCAGCAGCTTGATTATCTACCGCAAGAAAGAGTCGTCTGGGGCCGCCATATCCTAGCCGATGCCCTTGTGAAACTTAGTCATTACGGCATCGAGAGGCCTATATTGTTCACGGTGGAGCCGTTGGCTGGGCTAGCTAATGAGGTGATCGCCTCCATCGGCTCCGACATCGTGGGCGAGTTTCTAGAGCTTCCGCCGCACGTTCCCGAGACGGCCGTCAACAACGCTTTGCGGGCTTGCGAAAGCACGGGGGCGAAATCGATCATCGCTCTTGGCGGCGGTTCGGTACTCGACGCGGCAAAGGCCGTGTCGCACTTCTACCAAGTTCGGCATGGCAAGATTCTTCCGATTGCTGCTCTTCCCACCACATTATCGGGTTCAGAGTTTTCGCATTATTTTGGTGTTACCGAAACGCAAGGGGAGATCAAGTTCAAGCGGAGCTACGCGGTTAGGGAGACAGCTCCTCGGGTCGTAATCATCGACCCTGAACTAATCCGAGGTACGCCGCGGCGACTACTACTTTCTTCCGCTATCAAGGGAATCGATCATGCTGTCGAGGGGATGCGGTTAGTGGAGGCAGACCATCCGCACGCGGTTCTCGCGGCCAGCGGTGTGGCTCGTTTCTTGGGCGTTCTCAATCGGTGGCCTTCAGAGGGCGAGACGCAGCACGCGCTCGATGCTGGATCAATCACACTTGACGACTTACTTCAACTTCAGTTGGCTGCCTGGCAGTGTTATTTCTTTCCAGCGTCCGTAATTTACGGCTTGAGCCACCGTATCGGTCACATTCTTGGCGGAAGCTTCGGGGTACCGCACAGCCTCACGTCCTGCATCACGCTGGCTCCGGTCATCGAAGCCTGCGCGTCCTTTTACGGGGACAAGCTCAGAATATTCAATGTCCGCGCCCGTGGACGCGAAGCTGCTTCCGCTCTCTCAAGTGACATCAGCGGCATTGTGACTTTCCTCGGCTTGCCCTCAAAACTGAGGGAGATCGGCTTCGACAGAAGCTTGATTTCGAATGTTGCCGAATTGCTAGTCGAGAATTATCCCCGGGAGGTCGCAGATCTCGGTGTAGACGCGCGCACCAAACTTTCCGATCTCCTCGAGAGCCTCTGGTAG